TTCGACGCATCCCTTGATTCTATCATGCCGCCATCGGTCATGATAACAACGTGGTCACCTTGTGCCTTGGGTAGAATCTCAATCGCAAGGTGGTCCATCTTTGGGCTAGAGCTCAACAACACCTTCTGAGGGCGATTCCCTATCGGCCGTCGAAATCGGACCCGGTCGATACCGTACGGCGACTCAGGCACCAGTGCGATGAATCCGGCGTCCACTTGACGGAAAGCGGCCCTGGCGAGCACAAACGATCCGTCGGGCAATGTGGCATTACCACCAAACCCGGCGAGGTCCCTGTCGAACAAGCGGGCGTCGGAGTATGGCGGATGGGACCCGGGACTGGCATCGGCAACGACGGCGAATGGAGAGCATGTGATGTCCATTACAGGCAGTTCGCGCGGGCGCCAGCCACAACCTTCTCCAGACCCAGCCACGATCATCGAAAGATCCTGAGTTGCAGACACCCGCCCAATTCCAACATACGATCTTCCACGAAACGTGGACACACCCGTTGGAATGTCATGGATCGTAATGGCTCCTTCGCCCTCACCATCACGCGCTTCGGGATGCATGGTGACGTCGATGAGCACCACTGTATCAACAGGATTCACATCAACAGGGCTATCTGGCGACTGAGCCCTTGCGTGATCAACAAGATGATGGAGAACTTGACCCATACACAAGATTGTAAACATCCACGAAACAAAGACTGATGTATTCTGTCGACTCTTATGCACGCTACTTACTCTCCCCAAGTAGATGGCGGCCGCGGAGGCTGGACGCCAAGCAAGCCTGCCCCCGCGGCCGCACACTCATCTACTCACATCGGCACGTCCAGACGCCGGTACGGTGCCCAATTCAGTCATACACGATGTCGACTTGTGGCCCGCTCGCCGCTCCGCACGAGAATGTGCACTCGAACGGGCCGGAGTCGGTAGTGCCGAACGCTTGACTGACCGGACTGACGGCAGTGCTCTCGGAACAGTACAGAGTGTTGATCTGGTTACCGTCGTCCACGCTGGTGGTTACGTACACGACGCGGTTGAGGAACGACGGGTTGGAGCCCCCGCCACAAGTGGACCCATTGTTTTCATCGACGCTCACGACTAGTTCGTAGCCCCAACCGTTGTCAATGCTCATGCCGCTGCCGCACCCGTACGTACTACAGATGGCGACTCCGCGCACTGGCCCAGCGAACGCATTGCAGCCAGTGCATGTGGCCGACCAGCCAGTGCTATCTGACCAGTCCACCGCTACATACACGACAGCGTTGCTGACAGCATCGCAGTCACACCAAATCGGATCACTGCCGAGTTGGTTCCAATACGCCGTTATCGTCCAGTGTTCGCCCGTGTTAGGCTCAACGGGTACAACCTCAGTATCGTCGATCTGGTCGTAGTGGATGACGTCGATGGCAGACACTTCGATTACAGCGGTTGAACAGTCATTGCGGCCACAGCCACCCTGAGCGTACGCGGCCTGCGGTGCCAGCGCCGCCATCACAGCTGCGGCCACCGCCGCAAGGCCAACGCTAACGGGGATGGGAATCAGCCGACGCGACGTGCGTCCGATAGGGGGCGGGGGAGGGGATATAACGGTGAACAACATGATCAAGTACCTCCTGATACGGCGGCCTGATTGGGGGCAGACCGCCCGGCGGGTTTCCGGAGGCGTGTACTTTGCCGTCACGGCGGTGGGGGATCCCGCGGGGATGGACGCGGCCAGTCTAACCGGCGATCAAGCGCTTGTCAATGGCCTTTCAAGAATTCGCGACACGGAAACGACATCACTTCCTGTCTTTCGGAGGCTTCCATGGGAGACTGCGGAAATTGGCTCGATCCGCCCCGAAAGTCGCTTCCTCCATCGCAAGTCACTCACCTACCGCCTTCCCCAAAACGCCCCCGCCGGACACGGCAACCGCACCGCGATCGAACTGTAAATCCCCGCCAGCGCCTCCGCATCCGGCGCCGTGAACGCATCCGCCGGCCCGCTCGCGATCGCCCGCAGCGCGTCCACGTCCAGGTCGTACCCGACGCCCACGGTGAACACCGTCACGCCCGCCGCCTTGGCCCGCGCCGCCTCCGCCACCGCCACGTCCGCCGGCACCGGGTTCGCGCGGCCGTCCGTGAGGACGATCATCGCCGCGGCGTTGCCCGCACTGCGCCGTGCCGGGTCGGCGAGCGCCTCGGCAGCGACGGCGACGGCGCGGTCGAGGCGCGTGAGGGATGCCGTGGTGATGGAGCCCAGCGCGGCGTCGAGGGCGGCGCGGTCGTCGGTCAGCGGCTGGAGGAGCCAGGCGTCGCTGTTGAACGTGACGATCGCGGCCTGATCACCCTCGGCCAGCCGGAGCGTGCCGAGGAACGTGCGGGCGGCGTCGACGGCGGCGGCGAGCTTGGTGCGGCCGGCGGCGGTGGGTTCGGTCATGGACGACGAGGCGTCGATGGCGAGGGCGATGTCGACGTGGCGTTGGGAGGGGGTGCAGGACTCGGTGAGGGCGAGGGGGAGGTAGATGGGGGCGGGGAGTGGTGTTGGCGTGGCGGTGAGGGAAGGCGTGGCGGTGGGGAAGGGCGATGGGGTGGCGGTGGCGAGGGGGGAAGGCGTGGGCGTTGGGGTGAGCGTGGGGGTGGGGGATGCGGTGGGCGTGGGCGTTGGGGAGGGCGGGGGGGTGAGGAGGCCGTTGGCGGTCCAGATGTCGCCGGGGAAGTTGTCGCGGGTGGTGGATGCCGTGAGCATCCGGCGGTACTCGAGCGTGCGCCCGTCGTCCATTACCTCGATGACCGCGAAATCGCCATCGCCGGTGTCCTCCGATGATGCGGCGATGAGATAGCGACCATCCGCGCTCCAGGCGATCGAGTACGCCGGGCCAAAGGGCGCGACGGTGAGCGCACGAGTTCGAAGCCAACTGGAGTTGATGGGCCGCCGAATGCTGAGTCGGGATAGCTCCGCGGCTTCGTACGGCCGCGCGGGATCGTACGAAGCATCGCTCGTCGGAACGGGAGACAGTCGGTATACAGCCACGTACTCGTCCGCGTGGACTGCCAGCAGATCATCGTTCAGCCACGCATTGTTGAATGCGACGCCGCCTGCGAATCGGGCGTCTGGCGCCAATGTTACGGTTTGAGCAGTGCGTGCCACCAAGTCGACAAGAGCGATGTCGCCGGCAATCAGTCTGTTGGTCGCGACGAGGCGCTCCTCGGAATTCATAGTTGCGTGGAGAGCGTGGATTGGGCGTCCCTTTCCGTAAGACATGTGATCGGGAGCCGTGGCCGTTGGAAATGAGATTGCTGCACCCATCGGCGACCAAGTATCGATGTTGAATGACTCGATGGTGCCGCCATCTGTAAGCACAATAATCGTTTTGTCATCTCGAGTAGGTAGAATTTCTACCGGAAGATGATTTAGGTTGGAACTTGAGTCGACTCGTTCAATTTGCGGATAGTTGGAAATCGGACCCTTGAATCGTATGTGATCGAGGCCAA
Above is a window of Candidatus Avedoeria danica DNA encoding:
- a CDS encoding VWA domain-containing protein, coding for MAVYRLSPVPTSDASYDPARPYEAAELSRLSIRRPINSSWLRTRALTVAPFGPAYSIAWSADGRYLIAASSEDTGDGDFAVIEVMDDGRTLEYRRMLTASTTRDNFPGDIWTANGLLTPPPSPTPTPTASPTPTLTPTPTPSPLATATPSPFPTATPSLTATPTPLPAPIYLPLALTESCTPSQRHVDIALAIDASSSMTEPTAAGRTKLAAAVDAARTFLGTLRLAEGDQAAIVTFNSDAWLLQPLTDDRAALDAALGSITTASLTRLDRAVAVAAEALADPARRSAGNAAAMIVLTDGRANPVPADVAVAEAARAKAAGVTVFTVGVGYDLDVDALRAIASGPADAFTAPDAEALAGIYSSIAVRLPCPAGAFWGRR